One window from the genome of Hyalangium gracile encodes:
- a CDS encoding DUF58 domain-containing protein has product MARLAPGLALALPRVPHRGQLGEVRATSAGASLELHDFRVYQPGDDLRQVDWNAVARTGEIILRVRQEEVSPRLEVLVDASRSVALSPTKEARAREVALLALEVGALQGLAPTLLTTSSRPERAQGQVCRSALRTTPFDARDDLSAALGRMPPLRPCGLRVVVSDFLFETDLSALAARLARGASALFLVQVLDAEDVEPSGGEGARLVDSESGAALEELLTEDVLAAYARRFAEHQRGLRAAAVRARATLVTAAAPEPLSALVRGPLRPLFLAGGSA; this is encoded by the coding sequence GTGGCGAGGCTGGCGCCGGGGCTCGCCCTGGCGCTGCCGCGCGTGCCTCACCGGGGGCAGCTGGGCGAGGTGCGCGCCACCTCCGCGGGCGCCTCGCTCGAGCTGCACGACTTCCGCGTCTACCAGCCTGGGGATGACTTGCGGCAGGTGGACTGGAACGCGGTGGCGCGCACCGGGGAGATCATCCTCCGCGTGCGCCAGGAGGAGGTGTCTCCGCGCCTGGAGGTGCTGGTGGATGCCTCGCGCTCGGTGGCGCTGAGCCCGACGAAGGAGGCGCGAGCGCGGGAGGTGGCGCTGCTGGCGCTGGAGGTGGGCGCGCTGCAGGGGCTGGCGCCGACCCTGCTCACCACGAGCTCGCGGCCGGAGCGGGCGCAGGGACAGGTGTGCCGCTCGGCGCTGCGGACGACTCCATTCGACGCGAGGGATGATCTGTCCGCGGCGCTGGGGCGGATGCCGCCGCTGCGACCGTGTGGCCTGCGCGTGGTGGTGAGCGACTTCCTGTTCGAGACGGACCTGTCCGCGCTGGCGGCGCGGCTGGCGAGAGGGGCCTCGGCGCTCTTCCTGGTGCAGGTGCTGGACGCGGAGGACGTGGAGCCGTCGGGAGGCGAGGGGGCTCGGCTGGTGGACTCGGAGAGCGGGGCGGCGCTGGAGGAACTGCTGACGGAGGACGTGCTGGCCGCGTACGCGCGGCGCTTCGCGGAGCACCAGCGTGGGCTGCGGGCCGCGGCAGTGCGGGCGAGGGCGACGCTGGTGACGGCCGCGGCTCCGGAGCCGCTGAGCGCGCTCGTGAGAGGCCCCTTGAGGCCGCTCTTCCTGGCGGGAGGGAGCGCGTGA
- a CDS encoding ABC transporter permease: MSAAVESAAKAPLGERLGDRLNPLVVKEIRQGVRTRVFWVCFGLMLLACVLLSLMAYADVRDGGYRPRGGRYFFSYFVCLGLVHFFVIPYSAYRSLAREREDETWVLLALTGLGPRRILRGKVMSYLVQAALYASAAGPFLLFSYYLNGISLPTILVVLSLGAAWLMFLTVLAVCAATLADGRLGRAFVHFLVLGVLAGAVFQGLVAAFALSEESSRLMREKELPYVIGVALWLMLSYGWLLYEAAAARLSLITENYSWGPRGALVVQMLITALGVLGAWVKEGFPRELAAVAGILGCLHLTMAGLFVMSDVDGQARALRAKTRAWSLLRPGAVRGFRLAVLLLVGWALFCTVLGWSSSGTRNNWRSLLHATAAAGAYPVLFLSAAVLVAKLPRSDRLASPAAVRILFMALAGLAAVLPPLLALLMEESADNGLINLLNPVVGLVNFATHDYATDQPKMTVELVYFLCGVAALAAFGADRALVERERRVHAS, from the coding sequence ATGAGCGCGGCGGTGGAGAGCGCGGCGAAGGCGCCCCTGGGCGAGCGGCTGGGGGACCGGCTCAACCCGCTGGTGGTGAAGGAGATCCGCCAGGGTGTGCGTACCCGCGTGTTCTGGGTGTGCTTCGGGCTGATGCTGCTGGCGTGCGTGCTGCTGTCGCTGATGGCGTACGCGGACGTGCGGGATGGGGGCTATCGGCCTCGGGGGGGCAGGTACTTCTTCAGCTACTTCGTGTGCCTGGGGCTCGTGCACTTCTTCGTCATCCCCTACAGCGCGTACCGCTCGCTGGCGCGAGAGCGCGAGGACGAGACGTGGGTGCTGCTGGCGCTCACCGGGCTGGGGCCTCGGCGCATCCTGCGCGGCAAGGTGATGTCCTACCTGGTGCAGGCGGCGCTGTACGCGTCCGCGGCCGGGCCCTTCCTGCTGTTCAGCTACTACCTCAACGGCATCTCGCTGCCGACGATCCTGGTGGTGCTGTCGCTGGGAGCGGCCTGGCTGATGTTCCTCACGGTGCTGGCGGTGTGCGCGGCGACGCTGGCGGACGGCCGGCTGGGGCGGGCCTTCGTGCACTTCCTGGTGCTGGGGGTGCTGGCCGGGGCGGTGTTCCAGGGGCTGGTGGCAGCCTTCGCGCTCAGCGAGGAGAGCTCCCGGTTGATGCGCGAGAAGGAGTTGCCCTACGTCATCGGCGTGGCGCTGTGGCTGATGCTCAGCTACGGGTGGCTGCTGTACGAGGCGGCCGCCGCGCGGCTGTCGCTGATCACCGAGAACTACTCGTGGGGGCCTCGAGGGGCGCTCGTGGTGCAGATGCTGATCACCGCGCTGGGGGTGCTGGGGGCGTGGGTGAAGGAGGGCTTTCCTCGGGAGCTCGCTGCCGTGGCGGGAATCCTCGGGTGTCTGCACCTGACGATGGCGGGGCTCTTCGTCATGTCCGACGTGGACGGGCAGGCGCGGGCGCTCCGGGCGAAGACGCGGGCGTGGAGCCTGCTGCGGCCAGGCGCGGTGCGAGGGTTCCGGCTCGCGGTGCTGCTGCTGGTGGGGTGGGCGCTCTTCTGCACGGTGCTCGGGTGGAGCTCCTCCGGTACGCGCAACAACTGGCGCTCGCTGCTCCATGCCACGGCGGCCGCGGGAGCGTACCCGGTGCTGTTCCTGTCGGCCGCGGTGCTGGTGGCGAAGCTGCCGCGCTCGGATCGGCTGGCGTCTCCGGCGGCGGTGCGCATCCTGTTCATGGCGCTGGCGGGCCTGGCCGCTGTGCTGCCGCCCCTGCTGGCCCTGTTGATGGAGGAGTCCGCCGACAACGGGCTCATCAACCTGCTCAACCCCGTCGTCGGGCTCGTCAACTTCGCGACGCATGACTACGCGACGGACCAGCCGAAGATGACGGTGGAGCTGGTGTACTTCCTCTGCGGGGTGGCCGCGCTGGCGGCCTTCGGCGCGGATCGGGCCCTGGTCGAGCGCGAGCGGCGGGTCCACGCGTCGTGA
- a CDS encoding ABC transporter ATP-binding protein, which translates to MSLLQVKGLRRDYGALRAVDEVSFELEAGTILGFIGPNGAGKSTTMRIIATLDTPTAGEVLLDGQSLVDAPDKARPLIGYMPDRYGTYDDVTVWEFLDFFARAYGLKGEARKKRVASVMEFTGLLPLKDKLTSALSKGMRQRVALGRTLLHDPKLLILDEPADGLDPRARIELRELLRALADQGKAVLISSHILTELAEICDTCAIIEQGRLLATGKVADLLAQSQSGGGSELTVRLAVGADGEAAYARAEKVLLEQPRVGQVALEADGLRVRLELEPGATRTQVDEAAARLLAALVGAGVPVCAFSHRELNLEDAFMTVTKGRVA; encoded by the coding sequence ATGAGCCTGCTGCAGGTGAAGGGGCTGCGGCGCGACTATGGCGCGCTGCGCGCGGTGGACGAGGTGTCCTTCGAGCTGGAGGCGGGCACCATCCTGGGCTTCATCGGGCCCAACGGCGCGGGCAAGAGCACCACCATGCGCATCATCGCCACGCTGGACACGCCCACCGCGGGCGAGGTGCTGCTGGACGGGCAGTCGCTGGTGGATGCGCCGGACAAGGCCCGGCCGCTGATCGGCTACATGCCGGACCGGTACGGCACCTACGACGACGTCACCGTCTGGGAGTTCCTGGACTTCTTCGCGCGCGCCTATGGCCTCAAGGGCGAGGCGCGCAAGAAGCGCGTGGCGTCGGTGATGGAGTTCACGGGGCTCCTGCCGCTGAAGGACAAGCTCACCAGCGCGCTGTCCAAGGGCATGCGCCAGCGCGTGGCGCTGGGGCGGACGCTGCTGCACGACCCGAAGCTGCTCATCCTCGACGAGCCGGCGGACGGGCTGGATCCGCGCGCCCGCATCGAGCTGCGAGAGCTGCTGCGAGCGCTGGCGGACCAGGGCAAGGCGGTCCTCATCTCCAGTCACATCCTCACGGAGTTGGCGGAGATCTGCGACACGTGCGCCATCATCGAGCAGGGCCGGCTGCTGGCGACGGGCAAGGTGGCGGACCTGCTGGCGCAGAGCCAGAGCGGAGGGGGGAGCGAGCTGACGGTGCGGCTGGCGGTGGGCGCGGACGGGGAGGCGGCGTACGCGCGGGCGGAGAAGGTGCTGCTGGAGCAGCCACGGGTGGGGCAGGTGGCGCTGGAGGCGGACGGGCTGCGGGTGCGGCTGGAGCTGGAGCCGGGCGCCACGCGGACGCAGGTGGATGAGGCGGCGGCGCGGCTGCTGGCGGCGCTGGTGGGGGCGGGGGTGCCGGTCTGCGCCTTCAGCCACCGGGAGCTGAACCTCGAGGATGCGTTCATGACGGTGACGAAGGGGAGGGTGGCATGA
- a CDS encoding AAA family ATPase has product MSELLSPAEVQGAAEVAAQLKKGLNQVLLDQETVVEQVVVAVLARGHVLLEGLPGLGKTELCKALARLLALPFRRIQFTPDLLPGDITGTYVLEGEGRREFTFREGPLFASIVLADEINRSSPKTQSALLEAMQERSVTVLGQTRSLPDPFFVLATQNPIELEGTYPLPEAQLDRFLFRVQVPPVGAKTLSTLLTTRVRGAPPALPPVLDAESLGRLFAATDRVHLPGPVADFIGRLVEATDPRQPHAPDAVRRFVRYGASPRAALGLAAAGRALALLRGKPNVGFDEVVAVAPAILNHRLVLAYEASLEKVASTEVIRALIQAVPEVPRA; this is encoded by the coding sequence GTGTCTGAGCTTCTGAGCCCCGCCGAGGTGCAGGGGGCGGCGGAGGTGGCGGCCCAGCTGAAGAAGGGCCTCAACCAGGTGCTGCTCGATCAGGAGACCGTCGTCGAGCAGGTGGTGGTGGCGGTGCTCGCCCGAGGCCACGTGCTGCTCGAGGGCCTGCCGGGTCTCGGCAAGACGGAGCTGTGCAAGGCGCTCGCGCGGCTGCTCGCGCTGCCGTTCCGCCGCATCCAGTTCACTCCGGACCTGCTGCCCGGCGACATCACCGGCACCTACGTGCTGGAGGGCGAGGGCCGCCGCGAGTTCACCTTCCGCGAGGGCCCGCTCTTCGCCAGCATCGTCCTGGCTGACGAGATCAACCGCTCCAGCCCGAAGACGCAGTCCGCCCTGCTGGAGGCCATGCAGGAGCGCAGCGTGACGGTGCTCGGGCAGACCCGCTCGTTGCCCGACCCCTTCTTCGTGCTGGCCACGCAGAACCCCATCGAGCTGGAGGGCACCTACCCGCTGCCCGAGGCGCAGCTCGACCGCTTCCTCTTCCGCGTCCAGGTGCCGCCCGTGGGAGCCAAGACGCTGAGCACGCTGCTCACCACCCGTGTGAGAGGCGCCCCCCCCGCGCTGCCGCCCGTGCTCGACGCGGAGAGCCTCGGGCGCCTCTTCGCCGCCACGGACCGGGTGCACCTGCCCGGGCCGGTCGCCGACTTCATCGGCCGCCTGGTGGAGGCCACCGACCCGCGCCAGCCGCACGCGCCGGACGCCGTGCGCCGCTTCGTCCGCTATGGCGCCTCGCCGCGCGCCGCGCTGGGACTGGCCGCCGCGGGCCGGGCCCTGGCGCTGCTGCGTGGCAAGCCCAACGTAGGGTTCGACGAGGTGGTCGCCGTGGCGCCCGCCATCCTCAACCACCGGCTGGTGCTCGCCTACGAGGCCTCGCTGGAGAAGGTGGCGTCCACGGAGGTCATCCGAGCGCTGATCCAGGCGGTGCCCGAGGTGCCGCGTGCGTAG